From one Humulus lupulus chromosome 8, drHumLupu1.1, whole genome shotgun sequence genomic stretch:
- the LOC133796738 gene encoding G-type lectin S-receptor-like serine/threonine-protein kinase SD2-2, translated as MKGKIVISERARKTFKFHPISFVIEKLAFSDTHEYLYRISSALSQLMNHIDKYSWNQLIFRESDFLATQTLQRKMLPKPPLPTIVFLLSLTFLVMISNANLTPNFETYETHVQVSAYSSKLQRHRRTSSYSLYGSSEISDPRKRVQSSVPSETTRQIEELVSTKVLMEANTTIFSKNNTFQLGFFTPDGSRHYLGICYRLISPPTYIWVANRERPIKNISTSTLEITETGRLVVKDSVGSLVWQSTNREIGTSLNLLENGNLVLFTSEGTVSWQSFDYPTDTWLPGMNLTTAKSLISWRSSSDPSPGLYSLRLRPDYSEFELVFNGSIPYWSTGNWTGKTFSNVPEMTVPYIYRFHFDNPFMATASFGFAETALDGLSPPLTRFQLHYLGQLKQNTWSPQVENWNVFWLEPRNTCLVFGSCGKFGLCDSLTEKCNCLSGFEPINKLNWESSRDYSDGCHRVNDAVSCEEKADDRFEQVGIASLDDNRETEVESFNSRLDLCQKACLENCTCVGVYYDERTNLCKHLFGSLFNLRNLTSDNMNLEVVHVRVGKGGILKKKKRHFNPVVLAAIIVGSIAVLGFVMVGVLFFKRLKRRKTVEEDGDFPVLTLKVFTYKELHQITRGFSEKIGHGGFGAVFQGKLLSDSTTLVAVKRLERPGSGEKEFRAEVCTIGNIQHVNLVRLRGFCSEDSHRLLVYDYMPNSSLSVYLRKEGPILSWESRFKVAIGTARGIAYLHEECRDCIIHCDIKPENILLDSDYTPKVSDFGLAKLLGRDFSRVLATMRGTWGYVAPEWISGVAITTKADVYSYGMTLIELIGGRRNVEALPSAGGKEGRGPTADKWFFPPWAARQIIEGNVAAVIDHRLGGAYDVDQARRVALVAVWCIQDDEAIRPTMGTVVKMLEGLVEVTVPPSPKLLQALVSGESFHGVNTNSGSGGGVPTGTGSGIPPLNIRLSNAGAESSLGNASSSPVNANTNEPHEVHELHIPKVYAHTI; from the coding sequence AtgaagggtaaaattgtcatttcAGAAAGAGCTCGAAAAACTTTCAAGTTTCATCCAATCTCCTTTGTCATTGAAAAGTTAGCTTTCTCAGACACCCATGAATATCTCTATAGAATATCTTCTGCTCTTTCTCAATTAATGAACCACATAGATAAATATTCATGGAATCAATTAATTTTCCGGGAAAGTGATTTTCTAGCTACCCAAACACTTCAAAGAAAAATGTTGCCAAAGCCACCACTTCCCaccattgtttttcttctttccttgACCTTTCTTGTAATGATCTCGAATGCCAATCTTACTCCAAATTTTGAAACGTACGAAACCCATGTCCAGGTAAGTGCTTACAGTTCAAAATTACAGAGACACAGAAGAACAAGTTCTTATTCCTTATATGGGTCTTCCGAGATTTCCGACCCTCGGAAGCGTGTTCAGAGTTCAGTCCCATCTGAAACGACGAGGCAAATTGAGGAACTGGTCTCGACCAAGGTCTTAATGGAAGCAAATACAACAATCTTCAGCAAGAACAATACGTTTCAGCTTGGGTTTTTCACTCCGGATGGGAGTCGGCACTATCTGGGTATTTGTTATCGTTTAATTTCACCGCCGACCTACATTTGGGTTGCGAACCGAGAGAGACCCATTAAGAATATATCGACTTCGACCTTGGAAATCACTGAGACTGGACGATTGGTGGTCAAGGATTCCGTTGGTTCGCTCGTGTGGCAGAGCACGAATCGCGAAATTGGGACATCCCTCAATCTCTTGGAGAATGGTAACCTGGTTCTTTTCACCAGCGAAGGCACGGTTTCGTGGCAGAGCTTCGACTATCCGACTGACACGTGGCTTCCGGGAATGAACCTCACCACGGCAAAGAGCTTGATTAGTTGGCGGAGCTCATCGGACCCTTCTCCGGGTTTGTACTCTTTGAGACTCAGACCCGACTACAGCGAGTTCGAGCTCGTCTTCAATGGTAGTATACCTTACTGGAGCACCGGAAATTGGACCGGCAAGACTTTCTCCAATGTTCCAGAGATGACGGTGCCGTACATATACAGGTTCCATTTTGACAACCCTTTCATGGCAACTGCGTCGTTTGGGTTTGCGGAGACGGCGTTGGACGGGTTGAGTCCGCCGCTGACCCGGTTCCAACTGCATTATTTGGGTCAGCTCAAGCAGAACACATGGTCGCCGCAGGTAGAGAATTGGAACGTGTTCTGGCTTGAGCCCCGCAACACGTGCCTGGTCTTTGGTTCGTGTGGAAAGTTTGGGCTCTGCGATAGCCTAACTGAGAAATGTAATTGCCTCTCTGGTTTTGAACCCATTAATAAGTTAAATTGGGAGTCATCTAGGGATTACTCTGATGGTTGTCACCGTGTGAACGACGCTGTTTCTTGTGAAGAAAAAGCTGATGATAGGTTTGAACAGGTTGGTATTGCGAGCTTAGACGATAATCGAGAAACTGAAGTTGAGTCTTTTAACTCTAGACTTGATCTCTGTCAAAAGGCTTGCTTGGAAAATTGCACTTGTGTTGGTGTGTACTATGATGAGAGGACTAATTTGTGTAAACATTTATTTGGGTCTCTCTTTAACTTGAGAAATTTGACCTCTGATAACATGAATTTGGAAGTAGTCCATGTAAGGGTAGGGAAAGGAGGTAttctaaagaagaagaaaaggcatTTCAATCCTGTAGTTTTGGCTGCTATCATTGTTGGGTCGATTGCGGTTCTGGGATTCGTAATGGTAGGTGTGTTATTTTTCAAGAGATTAAAACGGCGGAAGACAGTAGAAGAAGACGGCGACTTCCCAGTATTGACTTTGAAAGTGTTTACTTATAAAGAGCTTCATCAGATTACAAGGGGTTTCTCGGAAAAAATAGGCCATGGTGGTTTTGGAGCAGTTTTCCAAGGAAAGTTACTATCGGATTCCACTACCCTTGTTGCCGTGAAACGCCTCGAGAGGCCAGGCAGTGGAGAGAAAGAGTTCCGAGCTGAGGTTTGCACTATTGGGAACATTCAGCATGTCAATCTTGTGAGACTTAGAGGATTTTGCTCGGAAGATTCTCATAGACTTTTGGTTTATGATTACATGCCAAACAGTTCTCTGAGTGTTTACTTACGCAAAGAAGGTCCAATCTTGAGTTGGGAATCGAGATTTAAGGTGGCCATTGGTACGGCCAGAGGTATTGCTTATCTCCATGAAGAATGTAGAGATTGCATCATTCATTGTGATATCAAACCAGAAAATATTTTGCTTGACAGTGATTACACACCTAAAGTTTCAGATTTTGGGTTGGCAAAGCTACTTGGCAGGGACTTTAGCAGGGTTTTAGCCACAATGAGGGGTACGTGGGGCTACGTTGCCCCAGAATGGATATCAGGCGTGGCAATCACAACCAAGGCTGATGTTTATAGTTACGGAATGACATTGATAGAACTAATTGGTGGCCGTCGTAATGTGGAAGCACTGCCATCTGCTGGCGGCAAAGAAGGCAGAGGACCAACAGCCGACAAATGGTTCTTTCCTCCATGGGCTGCACGCCAGATAATCGAGGGCAATGTGGCGGCAGTGATTGATCACAGGCTTGGTGGGGCGTATGATGTTGATCAAGCAAGACGTGTTGCATTGGTGGCAGTGTGGTGCATACAGGATGATGAAGCAATTAGACCTACAATGGGGACGGTGGTGAAGATGTTGGAAGGACTTGTGGAAGTGACTGTTCCTCCATCTCCAAAATTGTTGCAAGCACTGGTTTCAGGGGAGTCTTTTCATGGAGTTAATACTAATTCTGGAAGTGGCGGCGGGGTACCTACTGGCACTGGTAGCGGCATCCCCCCTCTGAATATTCGATTATCAAATGCTGGTGCTGAATCATCTCTTGGTAATGCCTCTTCTTCCCCTGTAAATGCAAATACGAATGAACCCCATGAAGTTCATGAGCTTCATATACCAAAGGTATATGCACATACAATATAG
- the LOC133796739 gene encoding probable E3 ubiquitin-protein ligase RHB1A, whose translation MGGCCCSSRKAHLHGAPVYYYYPPPLEEPDSLASHNGQQSELTAGLLVHLDLDTSTPDTYHPPPAPLPYDLVFGCPVSTDSESSKEETISCSSFKTSATCVDLEDADCKANANSLDVSSKMLELSKAHELNLLPKEEEDACPICLEEYDLENPKFIMKCEHYFHLSCILEWMERSDACPICDQEMVFDQTSN comes from the exons ATGGGAGGGTGCTGCTGTTCTTCCAGAAAAGCTCATTTGCATGGAGCACCTGTGTATTACTAT TACCCCCCACCTTTGGAAGAGCCAGACTCCTTGGCATCTCACAACGGTCAGCAGTCCGAACTCACTGCAGGACTCTTGGTTCATTTAGATCTGGATACATCAACACCTGATACTTACCATCCCCCTCCTGCGCCTTTGCCATACGATTTAGTTTTCGGTTGTCCAGTATCAACAGATTCTGAGTCTTCTAAAGAAGAAACAATTAGCTGTAGTAGTTTCAAAACTTCCGCTACTTGTGTAGATCTTGAGGATGCAGACTGCAAAGCTAATGCAAATTCCTTGGATGTCTCGTCAAAAATGTTGGAACTCTCAAAAGCTCATGAACTTAATCTTTTACCAAAAGAAGAAGAGGATGCTTGTCCCATTTGTCTTGAAG AGTACGATTTAGAGAATCCAAAATTTATCATGAAGTGTGAACACTATTTTCACTTGTCGTGCATTCTTGAGTGGATGGAAAGAAGTGATGCCTGCCCAATATGTGACCAG GAAATGGTATTTGACCAGACTTCCAATTAA